From the genome of Nicotiana sylvestris chromosome 2, ASM39365v2, whole genome shotgun sequence, one region includes:
- the LOC104247779 gene encoding chaperone protein dnaJ 49 — MDGNKDEAKKCLKIAEDSIQSGNRERALKFLNKARRLDPSLEIDHLLSQTDASQSENPSSNVPTPDFSSENGPRRRVSASGGSSVAYSEEQVTIVKEIKRKKDYYEILGLEKSSCSVEDVRKAYRKLSLKVHPDKNKAPGAEDAFKMVSKAFQCLSDEESRSRYDLVGSEEPVYERRAHRHAGGARMNTFNGFYDDGNVDAEEIFRNFFFGGMRPATTTTHFSFGPRVDVRYQGPTGWLRTLIQLLPVILILLLNFLPSSDPVYSFSKSYPYDHRLTTQRGVNYYVKTGKFEQEYPINSPKHVALEEKVENDYHSILSHNCRLELQQLHWGYRRETPNCDSLKQFQAAA; from the coding sequence ATGGATGGAAACAAAGATGAAGCTAAAAAATGCTTGAAAATAGCAGAGGATTCGATCCAATCTGGGAATCGAGAACGTGCCTTAAAATTCTTGAATAAAGCCCGTCGTTTAGACCCTTCACTTGAAATTGATCATCTTTTATCCCAAACTGATGCATCCCaatctgaaaaccctagttctaaTGTACCAACACCTGATTTTTCCTCTGAAAATGGGCCCCGCCGTAGGGTTTCGGCTAGTGGCGGGTCATCAGTGGCATATAGTGAGGAGCAAGTGACAATTGTGAAAGAAATTAAGAGGAAAAAGGATTACTATGAGATTCTTGGGTTGGAAAAAAGTAGTTGTAGTGTTGAGGATGTACGTAAGGCGTATAGGAAGTTGTCTTTGAAAGTCCATCCTGATAAGAATAAAGCACCTGGAGCTGAGGATGCGTTTAAGATGGTGTCTAAGGCGTTTCAATGCTTGAGCGACGAGGAGAGTCGGAGTAGGTATGATCTTGTTGGATCTGAGGAGCCTGTTTACGAAAGACGTGCTCATAGGCATGCTGGTGGTGCTAGAATGAATACATTTAATGGGTTCTATGATGACGGTAATGTTGACGCGGAAGAGATTTTCAGGAATTTCTTCTTTGGTGGAATGCGTCCCGCAACGACTACTACCCATTTTAGCTTTGGCCCTAGAGTGGATGTGAGATATCAAGGACCAACTGGGTGGCTGAGGACTTTGATTCAATTGTTACCTGTGATATTGATTTTGTTGTTGAACTTTCTGCCTTCTTCGGACCCGGTTTATTCCTTTTCGAAGTCTTATCCGTATGATCATAGGTTAACTACACAAAGAGGTGTGAATTACTATGTGAAGACTGGGAAATTTGAGCAGGAGTATCCTATTAATAGCCCAAAGCATGTGGCACTTGAAGAAAAGGTTGAGAATGATTATCACTCGATCCTTTCTCACAATTGCAGACTTGAATTGCAGCAGCTTCATTGGGGTTATCGAAGAGAAACTCCAAATTGTGACTCCCTGAAGCAGTTCCAAGCAGCGGCCTGA